One window from the genome of Candidatus Zixiibacteriota bacterium encodes:
- the rsmA gene encoding 16S rRNA (adenine(1518)-N(6)/adenine(1519)-N(6))-dimethyltransferase RsmA: protein MSPYRAKKRFGQHFLKSDKVVASILETLTPKPGDTVVEIGPGRGTLTVPLAKLGANVIAVEFDRELVPYLKKLVMGADNIEIIHSDFLKFDPLQRGLTKFHLLGNIPYNITSSVIDWCIRYRKHIMQAVLMVQKEMALRIGGSPGSKNWSPIAIMTQLAFDVRHCFDVSPRHFNPPPKVISSVIRLSPKERGLSVPYEQFDRVLRTAFKQRRKLLANNMVPELVATNGEAQSILERLNLPPNVRAEQMSVDQFEHLTQYLNLKDKTMV, encoded by the coding sequence ATGTCACCATATCGGGCCAAAAAGCGCTTCGGGCAGCATTTCCTGAAATCCGACAAGGTCGTAGCGAGTATTCTGGAAACGCTTACTCCCAAGCCGGGTGACACGGTGGTTGAGATTGGGCCGGGAAGGGGAACTCTGACTGTTCCGCTTGCAAAGCTGGGTGCCAATGTCATAGCGGTCGAGTTCGACCGGGAGCTGGTTCCGTATTTGAAGAAACTGGTGATGGGAGCGGACAATATAGAGATTATCCATTCCGATTTCCTCAAATTCGACCCGCTGCAACGAGGACTGACAAAGTTCCATTTACTTGGGAACATCCCCTACAATATCACGTCTTCGGTGATCGACTGGTGTATCAGGTATCGGAAGCACATAATGCAGGCCGTGCTGATGGTTCAAAAAGAGATGGCACTTCGCATTGGGGGGTCGCCCGGTTCGAAAAACTGGTCACCGATCGCTATTATGACGCAGTTAGCATTTGACGTGCGGCACTGTTTTGATGTTTCCCCTCGCCATTTCAACCCGCCGCCGAAAGTGATTTCATCGGTCATACGTCTGTCACCAAAGGAGCGGGGATTGTCCGTACCCTATGAACAGTTCGATCGCGTACTGCGCACTGCCTTCAAGCAACGGCGAAAACTTCTTGCCAATAACATGGTGCCTGAGCTGGTCGCCACCAATGGGGAGGCGCAGTCGATTTTGGAGCGATTGAATCTGCCGCCTAACGTTCGGGCCGAGCAGATGAGTGTCGACCAGTTTGAGCACCTGACGCAATATCTGAACCTTAAAGACAAAACGATGGTGTAG
- the metG gene encoding methionine--tRNA ligase, which produces MPRPFYITTPIYYVNDKPHIGHAYTTIAADMIARFHRMAGREAFFLTGTDEHGTKVAEAAREVGLSEQEFCDRTVETFKSAWKNLGIKYDYFIRTTSERHKVAVSKFLDAMRGAKTEDGRAVVYSGYYEGLYCTGCEKFLTEKELVDGLCPYHRRPPEKLREKNYFFRLTAFAERIKAKVESGDLNILPEERRREVLGLIGQDLPDFSLSRERVKWGIPLSFDKSQVAYVWVDALSNYISAIGYGDDEATFDKWWNEAEVVHLMAKDILKFHCLYWPAMLMAAGVKLPDAIFLHGFFTVDGEKMSKSLGNMIDPNDMVAQFGPDGTRYLLLTQYPFGIDGDVQAKRFVSQYNSDLANDLGNLASRVGKMIMTNFGGKLPAPSRDIDGLDQLMLLADQAPTSAYGHIKHFRLTNAIADAMNLVKAANKFFNDTAPWTLSKNGQSERQGGILYACAEVIRIVSIMLYPVMPKKMRELRTAYGLTDATLSLDNARQFFVLEPGTPVQVEQAVFPRLNAPDASVPQPKQAAAASVPAASEPGLLDITDFAKADLRVATVLAAERVTGANKLLRLQIDLGSEKRQIVAGVAEYYAPEKMVGRKIVVVTNLKPAVIRGVESRGMLLAAKAGANLFLLTPDGDLPPGAKVS; this is translated from the coding sequence ATGCCCCGTCCTTTCTACATAACGACACCTATCTATTACGTCAACGACAAGCCGCATATCGGCCACGCCTATACGACGATCGCCGCCGATATGATCGCACGGTTTCACCGGATGGCCGGGCGGGAGGCGTTCTTTCTGACCGGCACCGATGAGCATGGCACGAAGGTGGCCGAGGCTGCACGCGAGGTCGGGCTTTCGGAGCAGGAGTTCTGCGACCGGACGGTCGAGACGTTCAAGTCTGCCTGGAAGAACCTGGGTATCAAGTACGATTATTTCATCCGTACGACCTCCGAGCGCCACAAGGTGGCGGTAAGCAAGTTTCTGGATGCAATGCGGGGGGCGAAGACCGAGGACGGTCGGGCGGTGGTCTATTCCGGATATTACGAGGGGCTGTACTGCACCGGGTGTGAGAAGTTCCTGACCGAAAAGGAGCTAGTGGACGGACTTTGCCCGTATCATCGGCGCCCGCCTGAGAAACTGCGCGAGAAGAATTATTTCTTTCGCCTGACAGCCTTTGCGGAGAGGATCAAAGCGAAGGTCGAATCGGGCGACCTTAACATTCTTCCCGAGGAGCGTCGGCGTGAAGTGCTTGGGTTGATCGGCCAGGACCTGCCGGACTTCTCGTTGTCGCGTGAACGGGTGAAGTGGGGGATCCCGCTTTCCTTCGACAAAAGCCAGGTGGCCTACGTGTGGGTCGATGCTCTGTCCAACTATATCTCGGCGATCGGTTATGGTGACGATGAGGCGACGTTCGACAAATGGTGGAACGAGGCAGAAGTGGTTCACCTGATGGCCAAGGATATCCTCAAGTTCCATTGCTTGTACTGGCCCGCCATGTTGATGGCCGCCGGTGTGAAGCTCCCCGACGCCATATTCCTGCACGGTTTTTTCACCGTGGACGGCGAGAAGATGTCCAAATCACTGGGGAACATGATCGATCCGAACGACATGGTGGCGCAGTTCGGACCGGACGGCACGCGGTATTTGCTCCTGACGCAGTATCCGTTCGGGATCGACGGTGACGTGCAAGCAAAGCGATTCGTGTCACAATACAATTCGGATCTGGCGAACGATCTCGGGAATCTGGCGTCGCGAGTGGGCAAGATGATCATGACCAATTTCGGCGGCAAACTGCCGGCTCCCTCGCGGGATATCGACGGGCTCGATCAGCTTATGCTGCTGGCCGACCAGGCCCCTACCAGCGCGTATGGTCATATCAAACATTTTCGCCTGACGAATGCGATTGCCGATGCCATGAACCTGGTCAAAGCTGCCAACAAGTTCTTCAACGACACCGCCCCGTGGACACTGTCGAAAAACGGACAGAGTGAGCGGCAAGGAGGCATTCTATATGCCTGTGCCGAAGTGATTCGGATCGTGTCGATCATGCTCTACCCCGTCATGCCGAAGAAAATGCGGGAGCTGCGTACGGCGTATGGCCTCACTGATGCCACCCTCTCGCTTGACAATGCCCGCCAGTTCTTCGTGCTGGAGCCGGGGACACCAGTGCAGGTCGAGCAGGCGGTCTTTCCTCGCTTGAATGCGCCCGACGCCTCGGTGCCGCAGCCAAAACAGGCGGCGGCCGCTTCCGTACCCGCGGCAAGTGAGCCCGGTTTATTAGATATCACGGATTTCGCCAAAGCGGATCTGCGAGTTGCAACTGTCCTGGCTGCCGAACGCGTGACCGGCGCCAACAAGCTGCTGCGACTCCAGATCGACTTGGGTTCGGAGAAACGCCAGATCGTGGCGGGAGTGGCGGAGTACTACGCTCCGGAGAAGATGGTCGGGCGGAAGATCGTCGTCGTGACCAATCTCAAGCCGGCGGTGATTCGCGGCGTGGAATCCCGTGGTATGCTGCTGGCAGCCAAAGCAGGAGCTAATCTGTTTCTGCTCACGCCCGATGGCGACCTGCCTCCCGGCGCCAAAGTCAGTTAA
- a CDS encoding TatD family hydrolase has product MIDSHCHLDSSKFGGRDDELVREANQVGVHTIVNIGADLPSSRTSVELADRFPSVYAAVGIHPHDATTCSDSAISELEQLAATRKVVAVGEIGLDYYRDLSPRPVQKRAFQMQLELAVALHKPVVVHTREAFAETVEIIGHYAARLPGAVFHCFPGDIQDAQRVFDLGFVISVGGVITYKNSRMAKVAAEVPLDKIMLETDAPYLTPEPYRGEINKPAYVRLVCEKLAQLRGSSIAEVEKITDRTSQKLYRLVDLFGE; this is encoded by the coding sequence ATGATCGATTCGCATTGCCATCTGGACAGCAGCAAATTCGGCGGGCGCGACGACGAATTGGTTCGTGAGGCGAACCAGGTCGGAGTGCACACGATAGTAAATATCGGTGCCGATCTGCCGTCGTCGCGCACATCGGTCGAGTTGGCCGACAGGTTTCCTTCGGTCTATGCCGCAGTCGGTATCCACCCGCATGATGCGACAACCTGCTCTGACTCGGCTATCAGTGAGTTGGAGCAACTGGCTGCCACCAGGAAAGTGGTTGCAGTGGGAGAGATCGGCCTGGACTATTACCGGGACTTGTCACCGCGACCGGTTCAGAAGCGGGCGTTCCAGATGCAACTGGAACTGGCGGTCGCGCTGCACAAGCCGGTTGTCGTTCATACCCGCGAAGCGTTTGCCGAGACCGTAGAGATAATCGGGCATTATGCTGCCAGGCTTCCGGGTGCCGTCTTTCATTGTTTCCCCGGTGACATCCAGGACGCGCAACGGGTTTTCGACCTAGGGTTTGTAATCTCGGTCGGAGGCGTCATTACATACAAGAATTCGCGGATGGCAAAGGTGGCCGCCGAAGTCCCGCTCGACAAAATAATGCTTGAGACCGATGCTCCGTATCTCACGCCGGAACCGTACCGGGGTGAGATCAATAAGCCGGCCTATGTGCGACTCGTCTGTGAAAAGCTGGCTCAGCTGCGCGGTAGCAGCATCGCCGAGGTCGAAAAGATTACTGATCGAACCAGCCAGAAACTGTATCGCCTGGTCGATCTGTTCGGAGAGTGA
- a CDS encoding RluA family pseudouridine synthase, with amino-acid sequence MTEQVTRHIELMVPVDARWERLDKYLAVVAELGLSRTRAQMLIGNGQVKVDGEVVRSNHRVKPGQKIEAVIPPLPELDWSPEDIPFDVVYEDPYLAVVNKPAGLVTHPAKGNYSHTLVNGLVHRFGRLPSLAEGGRPGVIHRLDKQTSGLLLVAKEEKVMYQLQRMLEQRQIKRSYVALVCGHLVEDSGTIELPIGRSATERTKMAVTHENSRPAITHYTQRERFRSYDLLDVSLETGRTHQIRVHFSHLGHPVFGDPEYGGRETWVQGMFAPERPLAKRMLALIGRQALHARRLELVHPVTNTPLVCEVDPPDDFKAVLALLENEGR; translated from the coding sequence ATGACCGAACAAGTGACTCGGCATATCGAATTGATGGTGCCGGTAGATGCGCGATGGGAACGACTGGACAAATACCTGGCCGTCGTTGCCGAACTCGGACTGTCCCGCACGAGGGCCCAGATGTTGATTGGCAATGGGCAGGTGAAGGTCGACGGAGAGGTCGTGCGGTCGAATCATCGGGTCAAGCCGGGGCAGAAAATCGAGGCCGTTATTCCACCGCTACCGGAACTCGACTGGAGCCCGGAGGATATTCCGTTTGATGTAGTTTATGAGGACCCGTACCTAGCGGTGGTCAACAAGCCGGCCGGGCTGGTGACCCATCCGGCCAAAGGGAATTACAGCCATACGCTGGTAAACGGGCTGGTACATCGGTTTGGAAGGCTCCCATCGCTGGCGGAGGGGGGGCGGCCTGGAGTGATTCACCGTCTCGACAAACAGACCTCCGGTTTGTTGCTTGTTGCCAAAGAGGAGAAAGTCATGTACCAGCTTCAGCGGATGTTGGAGCAGAGGCAGATCAAGCGAAGCTATGTCGCGTTGGTGTGCGGCCATTTGGTAGAGGATTCGGGCACGATAGAACTCCCCATTGGCCGCTCGGCCACTGAACGAACGAAGATGGCAGTGACGCATGAGAACAGCCGCCCGGCGATTACGCATTACACCCAGCGCGAGCGTTTCCGTTCGTACGATCTGCTCGATGTCAGTCTTGAGACCGGTCGGACACACCAGATCCGAGTACATTTCTCTCATCTTGGGCATCCGGTGTTCGGGGATCCCGAATATGGCGGAAGAGAGACGTGGGTTCAGGGGATGTTCGCGCCTGAACGACCGTTGGCGAAGCGGATGCTTGCGCTCATTGGACGACAGGCACTGCACGCCCGACGGCTTGAGCTGGTACATCCGGTCACAAACACGCCGCTCGTGTGCGAGGTTGACCCGCCCGACGACTTCAAGGCGGTGCTGGCGCTCCTTGAGAACGAAGGGCGTTAG
- the ricT gene encoding regulatory iron-sulfur-containing complex subunit RicT, with product MAELYLVEFKGSRKEYFYNSYHHALKAQEHVIVQADQGEDIGVLMKRIDAHIDFADAARPRSILRPAGREDRLHLDDLRKKEAQYKKEILVLIRKHGLVMKVVDCECQFDGNKITFFFTAEHRVDFRALVRDLASRYRTRIELRQIGVRDEARRLDGYGICGRRQCCNTFIRDFAPISTAHAREQDLSLNPSKISGNCGRLLCCLRYEVDMYSSAKRAFPAVGMMVVTKQGPGILQRVDIFQQEAILMAEDGSVFRAKAADILSAFKPQAGETAAVKPAPSAITEDETAAGTTQDELSKLDEPESLQP from the coding sequence ATGGCTGAATTGTATCTGGTTGAATTCAAGGGCTCCCGAAAAGAGTACTTCTATAACTCGTACCACCATGCGCTAAAGGCGCAGGAACACGTCATCGTGCAAGCCGATCAGGGGGAGGACATCGGCGTGCTCATGAAGCGGATCGATGCGCACATCGATTTCGCGGATGCTGCCCGCCCCCGGTCGATCCTTCGGCCGGCGGGCCGTGAGGATCGGCTGCACCTGGATGACCTGCGCAAAAAGGAAGCGCAGTACAAGAAGGAAATCCTCGTTCTTATTCGTAAGCACGGTCTGGTCATGAAAGTCGTGGATTGTGAATGTCAGTTCGACGGCAACAAGATCACGTTTTTCTTTACCGCCGAACACCGGGTGGACTTCCGGGCGCTCGTGCGCGACCTTGCCTCGCGATACCGCACGCGAATTGAACTCCGTCAAATCGGTGTCCGCGATGAAGCGCGCCGGCTTGATGGATATGGCATATGCGGGCGGCGTCAGTGCTGTAATACGTTCATCCGGGATTTTGCGCCGATCTCGACCGCGCATGCGCGCGAACAGGATCTGTCGCTCAATCCATCAAAGATCTCCGGCAACTGCGGGCGACTACTCTGCTGCCTGCGATATGAGGTCGACATGTATTCTTCGGCGAAACGCGCCTTTCCGGCGGTCGGAATGATGGTGGTGACCAAACAAGGGCCCGGGATCCTCCAGCGAGTCGATATCTTTCAACAGGAGGCGATCCTCATGGCTGAAGACGGCAGCGTATTCCGCGCCAAGGCGGCCGATATTCTGAGCGCGTTCAAGCCGCAGGCAGGTGAGACAGCTGCGGTCAAACCTGCCCCCAGCGCGATCACCGAAGATGAGACCGCAGCGGGAACCACCCAGGACGAGTTGAGCAAGCTGGACGAACCTGAGAGCCTTCAACCGTGA